The sequence CCGGCCTCCGAAGGTGGCGGCTTCGAGATGCGCTACTGGAGCACGGTCAATCTTCCGGTATTCGACAGGCAGGGCAAGATGTACTGCATTGTCCACAAGACCGAAGACGTGACCGACCAGGCGCTCAGCCAGGAAGAAGCCCGGGCGCGAATGCGCTATTCGGACGAGCGCTTTCGGGCAGCGCTGCTGGCTTCGGGTACCGGGACGTTCAACTGGTATCTGTGCGACCGCAGCCTTTACATCGATAGCGCGCTGGAGCAGATATTCAATCTCTCGCCTGGTCAGAAGCCCGATAACGACGACCGTTTCGTCGAGTGGGTGCATCCCGAAGACCGACCCCGGGTGCGCCTGGCTTTCGAGCACTGCCGCGACGGTCAGGACATGTCAGTGGAGTTTCGCTTGGCGCGTCCCGATCCCGAGCAATGGCTGGCGTGCAAGGCCAAGGTGTTCCGTAACGCGGCGGGAGCGCCTTCCCATGTCGCGGGCGCCTGCACCGACATCAGCGCGCGCAAGCATGCCGAACAGGGCCTGAGCATCAGTGAACATCGGCTGCGCCAGCTCAACGAGAATCTCGAAGCGCGCGTCGCATCGGAGGTTGCCGAGCACAGCCGAACGGAAAAAGCGCTGCGCCAGGCGCAGAAAATGGAGGCCGTGGGCCAGCTCACCGGCGGCATCGCCCATGACTTCAACAACCTGCTCACGGGCATCGTTGGCAGCCTCGACCTGATGCAGCGGCGCCACCACCGGGGCGAGCCGTTGGACCTAGACCGCTACATCAGCGCCGCGGCCAGCTCGGCCCAGCGCGCCGCGGCGCTGACGCAACGTCTGCTGGCTTTCTCCCGCCAGCAGGCGCTGGACCTCAAACCCGTCGATGTCAATCAGATGGTGCGCTCGCTGGAGGATCTGCTGCATCGCACCACGGGCGAAAACATCGAGGTCGTGACGGACCTCGCGCCCGATCTGCGACCCGCCTGCATGGACGTCAACCAGTTGGAAAGTGCCGTGCTCAACCTGGTCATCAATGCGCGCGACGCCATGCCCAGCGGCGGCAGAATCACCCTCGCGACGAGCCGTTTTCATATGGACGAACCGCCCGATCCGCAGATGCGAGGCCTGGGCGCGGGTGACTATGTTCTTCTGACCGTCACCGATACCGGCACTGGCATGACGCCGGAGGTCATGGCCCGTGCGTTCGAGCCCTTCTACACCACCAAGCCCATCGGCCAGGGCACCGGGCTCGGTCTGTCGATGGTGTATGGCTATATCAAGCAGGCCAAGGGCTACGTGCACATCAAGTCCCAGCCGGGCAGCGGTACGACGGTCTGCCTGTACCTGCCGGTCTACAAGGGCAAGGCCGCCCCCTTGCCAGTAGAACCCGAGCTGGCGCCACAGGGCGCGGGCGAAACCATCCTCGTCGTCGAAGACGAACCCGTGGTCCGCTCCCTGGTGGTCGAGGTACTCAACGACCTGGGCTACCAGACCCGCGAGGCCGGCGATGCCGCCGAAGCCTTGCGCATCTCCGAAAGCGGCCAGCGCATCGACCTGTTGGTCAGCGACGTCGGCCTGCCCGGCATGAATGGCCGCCAAATGGCGGAAATCATTCGTCAGCAGCGCCCCGGCCTCAAGGTTCTCTTCGCGACCGGCTACGCCGAAAGCGCCGCTGCCAGTGATTTCCTCGGGCCGGACATGGCGGTCATCACCAAGCCTTTCGCCATCGACGCGTTCGCGATCAAGGTGCGCGAGATGCTGGGCGCGCAGGACCGTTGAGACGGGCCGCTCGCCTGGCTGCGACCCCAGGTGGTCGCAGCGGGTGAACGCGCCTCTGCTCGACCGGTCGGTATTAGCAACGACCGGGAGACGATGCGTATGACCCTATCCAGCAATCTGTTCTGGGGTGCCTTGGCGCTTGGCGTGGTAACGGGCATGCGCAGCATGCTGGCGCCGACGATGGTCAGCCGTGCGCTGGCCGTGCGCGATGACCGCGATCACCTGGACGAGCCGGCGCGCACGCTGGGCTTGCGCCGTGCACGGCAATTCCTGGTGCCGTTGGCCGCCAGCGAGTTGCTGGGCGACAAGCTGCCTTTCGCCCCGGATCGGACGATCCCGCCGTCGATGCTGGTTCGCGCGTTGTCGGGTGCCGTGAGCGCGGCAGCGTTGGCCAATGCGCGGCGGGAATCGGTCTGGCTTCCGGCGCTGATAGGCGCGTCGGCGGCGTGCGTCTCGGCAAAGATCGGGCTCGACCTGCGCAAGCGCTATGGCAGCGCCGGAGGCATGAGGAACGCGGCGTTGGGGCTCACGGAAGATGCCCTGGCGCTGGCCATCGGTACTGCCGGGCTGAAACGGACCCTGGACCCCGCCCGAAGCCGTCGGTGAGACGACAGGGGCAGGGCGGGCTCCAGCGCCTCGGATGGCCGGCCACCGGCAGGCAGGCGTGGCGCCTGCAATGGCTGGTCATGGGATGCGCGGTGCCCAAGGGTTCGGCCCGCGTCCCGGTGGCGCCGGCAGGGTGGAACAACCGCTGCGGTTCCACCCTGGCTATAGCCGAGCCGTCAGTCGAGGTCTGCGGCGTCGTGACGTTCAGGCACCTGCTGCGATTCTTCACCCCAGGTGCGGTTGACCTTGCGACCCCGAATCACGGCCGGTCGTTCGCCGATCTCGGCGGCCCAGCGCTGCACGTGCTTGTAATCGTGTACCGAGAGAAACTCACCGGCTTCGTACAACTCACCACGCACCAGCCCGCCATACCACGGCCAGATCGCCATGTCGGCGATGGTGTAGTCGTCACCGGCGATGTAGCGACGTTCGGCCAACTGGCGGTCGAGCACGTCAAGCTGCCGCTTGACCTCCATCGCGTAACGGTTGATCGGGTACTCGTACTTTTCCGGTGCATAGGCATAGAAATGGCCGAAGCCGCCACCCAGGAACGGCGCAGACCCCATCTGCCAGAACAGCCAGTTCAGGGTTTCGGTGCGGGCGCGGGGCTCGGTCGGCAGGAAGGCGCCGAATTTCTCGGCCAGATAGACCAGGATCGAACCCGACTCGAAGACACGCACCGGCGTGCCCTCGCTGTGGTCGGCCAGCGCCGGAATCTTGGAGTTCGGGTTGATCTCCACGAAGCCGCTGCCGAACTGGTCGCCGTCACCGATGCGGATCAGCCAGGCATCGTATTCGGCACCGGCATGGCCGAGCGCCAGCAGCTCTTCGAGCATGATGGTGACCTTCACACCGTTGGGCGTGGCCAGCGAGTAAAGCTGCAAGGGATGCTTGCCGACCGGCAGCGGCTTGTCATGCGTGGCGCCGGCGGTGGGGCGGTTGATGCTGGCGAACTTGCCACCCGAGGGCGCTTCGTGCGTCCAGACCTTGGGCGGGATGTAAGGGGTATCAGGCATGACGATCTCCAGGCGCTGCATAGAGGTAACAGGTGGCTGGGCGCGCTTGATTCGCCAACACCAAGGCGAGCCGAACACAGCCCGAGCGATGACGAAGCCTGCCACTTCTGACTGCATGAAGTCGATGATTACGTCAGCCCGGTCGTAAGCGCTATCTGACGACCATCGGCGATGGCTGAGAACCAGTCCATAAAAAAACGGTGCGCCGTTTGCGCTCGCCAACACGCGTGCAGCAAGGTTCCAGTTCAAATACCGAAAAGGAGATTGGTATGGCTGGCATCCCCATCGTTCACCGGGGGGCCCATGACGTGCGCCCCATAATCGGACAGGGCAAAACGTCCATTCGCAGTGGTGCATGGGCCGTGATGGCGGGAGGCCCGGCATGAGGCGCTACCACATCACGGTTGGCTCACCGACTACCGCAGGCGGCAGCGTAGTCACCGGTTGGGAACGTAGCACCCTCAACGGCAAGCATCTGGCACGCGAAGGCGACACGGTCGCCTGCCCGGCGTGCGGGGCCACGGGCACCATCGCCTGCACCGGCCCACGGCATGAGGAAACCTTCGAAGGGCGGCTGGCCGCGCTGGAAGGTGATCTCTGCCTGTGCAAGTGCAGCCCGCCGCCACGGCTGGTCGCCAACCAGACGCTGCGTTACCAGACGCTCGGTGACAGCCCGGCGAGCCGGGCTGGTGCGCCGTTTGCCTCACCGCAGACAGCACCTGTCGGCTCGCAGCAGGCCGCCCCGCAAACGGAAAGCCATGGTCTGCAGGAGGAGGAAGAAGAGGAAGAAGAACTGACCGGCATTACCCTGCGCTTGGGGCTGTTCTTCGACGGTACCGGCAACAACCAGTCCAACAGCGAGGCCGCAGCGGGCTGCCGACCCCGCGACGTGGGGTTGACGGACGAGGAGGCCGAGGACATTCGCCAGCGCTGTGTCGAGTATGGTTTCGATGCCGAAGGCAACGTGCCGGACAACAGCTACGGCAACCACGTCACCAATATTGCGCGACTGCATGGTCTTTATCCGGATCAGGCGGATGAGCCATTACCCGCAGGTGCTGATAGCGCCCATTTGGCCGTCTACATCGAGGGAATCGGCACCCTGAGCGGCGGGCCGGACTCGCTGTATGGCAAGGCGACAGGGCGGGGCGCTACCGGGGTGGTGGCGCGTGTCGAACAGACACCCGGTCTGATTCTGGATCAACTGCGGCGTTTACAAGTCGCCAACCCCGATGTCCAGATTCGGCGTATCGAGATCGACCTGTTCGGCTTCAGCCGGGGCGCGGCGGCGGCCCGCCACTGCGCCAACGATCTGCTCAGGGGCGCGGACAGTCTGCTGGCCAAGGCGATTCCCGCTGGAACCGTAGGCTTGGTAAACGGCTTCTCCTGGCGGCACAAGCGGGATTTCGAGCTCAACTTCATTGGGCTGTTCGACACCGTGGCCGCCATCTTCGACCCGTGGAGCGGTGATCTGAGCCCGGCCAATGCCGCCAATCCCGGTCTGGAGCTGCGTCTGGCACCCGGTTGTGCCCGCAAGGTGGTGCACCTGGTCGCCAACACCGAGTGGCGACACAATTTTCCGCTGGTCAAGACCGACAACGACATCCAGGCTCCAGGTGCGCACTCGGACCTTGGTGGCGGCTATCCACCTGTCGTTCAGGAAACGATCCTCCTCGACAAGCCGCTCAGCAACCTCGTCAGCCGAAATACCGCCGAAGAAGACACCGCGGTCTACCAGCTCCGGCAGCTTCTGGAGCAGGACATGCCCCTGTTGCAGGACTATGTGCAACGCATGGAGGTTTATACCTGGTCAGTAGATCAGCCCTACGACAGGCGCGATCATCTGCCCCCGCAAAAACGAGTGTATGCGGCTGCTCGCAGCATCCGAGAAGTGCGTGGCGAACTGTCGCTGGTCTACCTGCGTGTCATGTGGGATCTGGCGGTGCGCGCTGGGGTGGCATTCGAGCCGATACTCGACACCCCGGATTTCGCCCTGCCTGAGGAATTGCAGCCGATCTCCGAGAAATTTCGGGCACAGGCGCTGGGTGACTCCACAGTCGATTTAACGGCTGAAGAAGCGGCGCTGCTGCGTCGGCGCTATATACACCTGTCCGCCCACTGGAACGCGAGTCACAACAGTGCGCTGGAAGTATTGTTTATCAATCGACCAGCCGAGAATGCACTGCGCAAGGTCTACCCCAATGCCTAGATTCGGATGGATAGGCCCCTGGTTGTTGGCCCTGTGCCTGAGCGGCTGTGCCAAGGGCTCCGAGTTGCCCTATGAGCGTATTCCTGCCTGGTATCTGGGTTTTCTGGCACCCAACTATATGCAGGTATGGATCGAGACCGCCGATGCGGTCGATGTCAATGACCGGGTGTTCCGCCGGGCCATGAGCGGAGTGTCAGCGATCCAGGCACCGCCGAATCTTGCGGGCGATCCCAGAGGCTGGCCGGAGCGTCCCGGGGGGGGGAAAGGCAAGCATGTATTCGGCGCAGCGTTGCCACGGCTGATCTATGTGCGCTGGCAGTCCCTGGCGGAGCCGCAGACCTATCAGGCCTATATCGTGATTCCCGAGGCGACCCGACAGGTCATGATCAAGCCCGAAAGAACCTATTGCGCTTTCGACGATAAATGGATCACCGACTATCGCAATATGCTGACCATAGGCTTGGCTCCCGGTGGCATCACCAAGACCTGGATTTCCGGTCCATGTCTGGAGCCGATCGAAGTGGCGCGGGTCGAGGGCGAGGTGGTGAAGCGCGGGCCTTATGGGGGGCGATCCAACGGCATGTACGCTTTGCCACTCAAGCCAGAGTCCAAAGCCTATATCGAGAAGTACGGGATTCCGTATGACAGTTGGTAAGGCAGCGGAGCCACAGTTTTCTGAGTTCAGATTGTTCATCAATCGGCCAGCCGAGCATGCACTGCGCAAGGTCTACCCCAATGCCTAGATTCAGATGGATACGGCCATGGCTGTTGGTCCTGTGCCTGAGCGGCTGTGCCAAGGGCTCCGAGTTGCCCTACGAGGATGTGCCTGCCTGGTACCTGGGCTTTCTGGCACCCAACTATATGGAAGTGTGG is a genomic window of Stutzerimonas stutzeri containing:
- a CDS encoding DUF2931 family protein, yielding MPRFGWIGPWLLALCLSGCAKGSELPYERIPAWYLGFLAPNYMQVWIETADAVDVNDRVFRRAMSGVSAIQAPPNLAGDPRGWPERPGGGKGKHVFGAALPRLIYVRWQSLAEPQTYQAYIVIPEATRQVMIKPERTYCAFDDKWITDYRNMLTIGLAPGGITKTWISGPCLEPIEVARVEGEVVKRGPYGGRSNGMYALPLKPESKAYIEKYGIPYDSW
- the yghU gene encoding glutathione-dependent disulfide-bond oxidoreductase codes for the protein MPDTPYIPPKVWTHEAPSGGKFASINRPTAGATHDKPLPVGKHPLQLYSLATPNGVKVTIMLEELLALGHAGAEYDAWLIRIGDGDQFGSGFVEINPNSKIPALADHSEGTPVRVFESGSILVYLAEKFGAFLPTEPRARTETLNWLFWQMGSAPFLGGGFGHFYAYAPEKYEYPINRYAMEVKRQLDVLDRQLAERRYIAGDDYTIADMAIWPWYGGLVRGELYEAGEFLSVHDYKHVQRWAAEIGERPAVIRGRKVNRTWGEESQQVPERHDAADLD
- a CDS encoding PAAR domain-containing protein, encoding MRRYHITVGSPTTAGGSVVTGWERSTLNGKHLAREGDTVACPACGATGTIACTGPRHEETFEGRLAALEGDLCLCKCSPPPRLVANQTLRYQTLGDSPASRAGAPFASPQTAPVGSQQAAPQTESHGLQEEEEEEEELTGITLRLGLFFDGTGNNQSNSEAAAGCRPRDVGLTDEEAEDIRQRCVEYGFDAEGNVPDNSYGNHVTNIARLHGLYPDQADEPLPAGADSAHLAVYIEGIGTLSGGPDSLYGKATGRGATGVVARVEQTPGLILDQLRRLQVANPDVQIRRIEIDLFGFSRGAAAARHCANDLLRGADSLLAKAIPAGTVGLVNGFSWRHKRDFELNFIGLFDTVAAIFDPWSGDLSPANAANPGLELRLAPGCARKVVHLVANTEWRHNFPLVKTDNDIQAPGAHSDLGGGYPPVVQETILLDKPLSNLVSRNTAEEDTAVYQLRQLLEQDMPLLQDYVQRMEVYTWSVDQPYDRRDHLPPQKRVYAAARSIREVRGELSLVYLRVMWDLAVRAGVAFEPILDTPDFALPEELQPISEKFRAQALGDSTVDLTAEEAALLRRRYIHLSAHWNASHNSALEVLFINRPAENALRKVYPNA
- a CDS encoding DUF4126 domain-containing protein; translated protein: MTLSSNLFWGALALGVVTGMRSMLAPTMVSRALAVRDDRDHLDEPARTLGLRRARQFLVPLAASELLGDKLPFAPDRTIPPSMLVRALSGAVSAAALANARRESVWLPALIGASAACVSAKIGLDLRKRYGSAGGMRNAALGLTEDALALAIGTAGLKRTLDPARSRR
- a CDS encoding ATP-binding protein; the protein is MKHELDFKAIFEALPAINLVLSADSDFIMLAASDARLRATHKRREECIGRSIFDVFGENPDQPEAFGAGALRASLERVLKTGVPDRMAVTRYDVPRPASEGGGFEMRYWSTVNLPVFDRQGKMYCIVHKTEDVTDQALSQEEARARMRYSDERFRAALLASGTGTFNWYLCDRSLYIDSALEQIFNLSPGQKPDNDDRFVEWVHPEDRPRVRLAFEHCRDGQDMSVEFRLARPDPEQWLACKAKVFRNAAGAPSHVAGACTDISARKHAEQGLSISEHRLRQLNENLEARVASEVAEHSRTEKALRQAQKMEAVGQLTGGIAHDFNNLLTGIVGSLDLMQRRHHRGEPLDLDRYISAAASSAQRAAALTQRLLAFSRQQALDLKPVDVNQMVRSLEDLLHRTTGENIEVVTDLAPDLRPACMDVNQLESAVLNLVINARDAMPSGGRITLATSRFHMDEPPDPQMRGLGAGDYVLLTVTDTGTGMTPEVMARAFEPFYTTKPIGQGTGLGLSMVYGYIKQAKGYVHIKSQPGSGTTVCLYLPVYKGKAAPLPVEPELAPQGAGETILVVEDEPVVRSLVVEVLNDLGYQTREAGDAAEALRISESGQRIDLLVSDVGLPGMNGRQMAEIIRQQRPGLKVLFATGYAESAAASDFLGPDMAVITKPFAIDAFAIKVREMLGAQDR